A part of Aegilops tauschii subsp. strangulata cultivar AL8/78 chromosome 2, Aet v6.0, whole genome shotgun sequence genomic DNA contains:
- the LOC109744531 gene encoding protein EARLY RESPONSIVE TO DEHYDRATION 15, with translation MSTMAMSALNPDAPMFIPAAFKKVEDYSPEWWELVKTTAWFRDHWFRQHQLYEDLADNVDVDDVAALLPDDSVDLLDADDLFYSPPSPQPQPDFYHYKPAGFGGDMDAVFKTLSLNSPRGGGPAAAWAPMRHAEKPAQHVSPRAGGAARRAIHQPR, from the exons ATGAGCACCATGGCGATGTCGGCGCTGAACCCGGACGCGCCCATGTTCATCCCGGCGGCGTTCAAGAAGGTGGAGGACTACTCGCCCGAGTGGTGGGAGCTCGTCAAGACCACCGCCTGGTTCCGCGACCACTGGTTCCGCCAGCACCAGCTCTACGAGGACCTCGCCGACAACGTGGACGTggacgacgtcgccgccctcctCCCCGACGACTCCGTTGACCTGCTCGACGCCGACGACCTCTTCTACTCCCCGCCGTCGCCCCAGCCCCAGCCCGACTTCTACCACTACAAACCAGCAG GGTTCGGCGGCGACATGGACGCGGTGTTCAAGACGCTGAGCCTGAACTCGCCGAGGGGCGGCGGCCCCGCAGCAGCCTGGGCGCCGATGAGGCACGCCGAGAAGCCAGCGCAGCACGTCAGCCCCAGGGCCGGCGGTGCCGCCCGCCGCGCCATCCACCAGCCTCGCTAG
- the LOC109744530 gene encoding uncharacterized protein, translating to MSGADKVVLFGSFTEDETKLFQGQPAKSEEKSWALPEIQFGSLNFSVLSLEKVSNAITEGSAHSPKPTYGHTKDLAGSSKKEAVTSTLPNGGPVLFNGFPAEVSPNNGILKNVKSEASVPSSGPVSNLKETKATVALAGPVNNVKKTEAPVPSARPVNDVKKNEALALSPGPINNVKKEATVPSAGPVNNVKKTKATSPSAGPANNVKKTEATAPSAVSANNVKKAEPTVPSARPANNVKKAEATVPSPVPVNNVKKAEATVPSPGPVNNVKKAEATVPSPRPVNNVKKAEATVPSPGPVNNVKKAEATVPSPGPANTVKKTESVVTSVAPIKSISSSTPIEGLGPHNDGLRCTESSSSAMLVTENGSTGADAPIIAAPADESVTSLNKEAYQNKPLLPHGLKNTGNICFLNATLQAFLSCFPFVQLVQDLRNQSIPKAGYPTLSAFIELLSQFDVLDESTMKKDERFALVAAKVINPTMFDQVLRNFTPDVPAGTSARPRQEDAQEFLSFAMDRMHDELLRLNGNGSNSKEGMVVSSDDDDAWETVGRKNKSAIMRTQSFVPSDLSAIFGGKLQSVVKAAGNKASATVQPFLLLHLDIFPDAVQTLDDALHLFSTPESLEGYRTTAGKAGVVTARKSFKIHELSKIMILHLKRFSYGNRGCTKLYKPLHFPLELVLNRDLLSSPSSEGRRYELVATITHHGSGPSRGHYTADAKRDGGQWLRFDDGHVMPINVNKVLHNPAYILFYKQV from the exons ATGAGCGGCGCCGACAAG GTTGTGTTGTTTGGGTCCTTCACGGAGGATGAGACTAAGTTGTTCCAGGGGCAGCCTGCTAAAAGTGAGGAGAAATCATGGGCACTGCCTGAGATCCAGTTTGGATCACTGAATTTTTCTGTGCTTAGTTTAGAGAAAGTGTCGAATGCTATCACTGAAGGCTCTGCCCATTCTCCAAAACCAACTTATGGCCATACAAAGGATCTCGCTGGCAGTAGTAAGAAGGAAGCTGTAACCTCTACCTTACCAAATGGTGGGCCAGTGCTGTTCAATGGATTTCCTGCCGAAGTTTCTCCCAATAATGGGATTCTGAAGAATGTGAAGTCTGAAGCTTCGGTTCCTTCATCTGGGCCTGTCAGCAATTTAAAGGAGACCAAAGCAACGGTTGCTTTAGCTGGCCCTGTGAACAATGTAAAGAAGACTGAAGCTCCAGTTCCTTCAGCTCGTCCTGTCAACGATGTAAAGAAGAATGAAGCTCTGGCTCTTTCACCTGGGCCGATCAACAATGTAAAGAAGGAAGCTACGGTTCCTTCAGCTGGGCCTGTCAACAATGTAAAGAAGACCAAAGCCACATCTCCTTCAGCTGGGCCTGCCAACAATGTAAAGAAGACTGAAGCCACGGCCCCTTCAGCTGTGTCTGCCAACAATGTGAAGAAGGCTGAACCTACGGTTCCTTCAGCTAGGCCTGCCAACAATGTGAAGAAGGCTGAAGCTACGGTTCCATCACCTGTGCCTGTCAACAATGTGAAGAAGGCTGAAGCTACAGTTCCTTCACCAGGGCCTGTCAACAATGTGAAGAAGGCTGAAGCTACGGTTCCTTCACCCAGGCCTGTCAACAATGTGAAGAAGGCTGAAGCTACGGTTCCTTCACCTGGGCCTGTCAACAATGTGAAGAAGGCTGAAGCTACAGTTCCTTCACCCGGCCCTGCTAACACTGTAAAGAAGACTGAATCTGTGGTTACTTCAGTTGCGCCTATCAAGAGCATCAGCAGTTCAACACCAATTGAAGGGCTAGGGCCGCACAATGATGGTCTCAGATGTACAGAAAGCAGCAGTTCAGCTATGTTAGTAACTGAGAATGGAAGCACAGGTGCTGATGCACCTATTATTGCAGCTCCAGCAGATGAGTCAGTCACAAGTTTAAATAAGGAAGCCTATCAGAATAAGCCGTTGCTTCCTCATGGTTTGAAGAATACAGGAAATATATGCTTCCTGAATGCAACTTTGCAGGCTTTCCTTTCATGCTTCCCTTTTGTTCAGCTTGTACAAGACCTGAGGAACCAGAGTATACCCAAG GCTGGCTACCCTACTCTGAGTGCATTCATTGAGCTCCTCTCTCAGTTTGATGTACTTGACGAGTCCACTATGAAGAAAGACGAGAGGTTTGCTTTGGTCGCTGCAAAAGTAATCAATCCTACCATGTTCGATCAAGTTCTGAGAAATTTTACTCCAGATGTACCGGCTGGAACATCTGCTCGGCCAAG ACAAGAAGATGCCCAAGAGTTTCTAAGTTTTGCCATGGATAGAATGCATGATGAACTGTTGAGGCTTAATGGCAATGGTTCAAATTCAAAGGAAGGTATGGTTGTTTCTTCTGATGATGACGATGCCTGGGAGACTGTAGGTAGGAAGAACAAATCTGCAATCATGAGAACGCAGAGTTTTGTTCCCTCCGATCTAAGTGCTATTTTTGGAGGCAAGCTGCAAAGTGTAGTGAAAGCTGCAG GTAACAAAGCGTCAGCAACCGTTCAGCCTTTCCTGCTGCTCCATCTTGATATATTTCCAGATGCTGTTCAAACGCTTGACGATGCACTTCATCTGTTTTCCACCCCTGAATCTTTGGAAGGATACAGAACAACTGCTGGAAAG GCCGGAGTGGTGACAGCTAGGAAATCATTCAAGATACACGAACTTTCAAAGATAATGATACTGCACTTGAAGAGGTTCAGTTATGGAAATCGTGGGTGTACTAAACTGTACAAGCCACTCCACTTCCCTCTTGAACTGGTCCTTAATCGGGATCTGCTGAGCTCACCATCATCAGAG GGTAGAAGATACGAGCTTGTTGCAACCATCACTCATCACGGGAGCGGCCCGTCCAGGGGCCATTACACCGCTGATGCGAAGCGTGACGGTGGGCAGTGGCTTCGGTTCGATGACGGCCATGTCATGCCCATCAACGTGAACAAGGTCTTGCATAACCCAGCGTATATCCTGTTCTACAAGCAAGTTTAA